acaaaactaaaagcaaattagaGAAATGATAAGCAAAGATTAGTAAAAATATGAGACCAGTGCAAAGCCAACCCTGATTAGTCCCCACAAGGAAAGTTAACAATTACTAAGGATTGGGGTGATTAGAGTTACATTTAGTTTTGCATATTTCCAAACATGATaattgataaaattaaataaaaactgtgATCTTATGGATAATACTTTAAGAGTCTAAAACAATTTCTATagctaaaaaataacaaaaaaggcaaaagtagaaaaaaaagaagtcttgaTACAATCTGCTCTAGTCTATAAAGAATTTCAGGCTAGATCATGAACTTACTATGCACCTAGCCACAGGAGGCTACTAGacacctgaaatgtggctagaCCAAATTGAGTTGTGCTGCAGGAGTAAATTACACACTGGACTTTAATGACTTggtattgtaaaaaaaaaaaaaaaaaaaaaaaaggcaaaatatctcattaattttttatactgACTAGAGGTTGAATGGCATTTAAGATAAATTGGGTTAAATAgtttcatctgttttctttttcacctatttgtttttattttttaatggctattagaaaattttaaattacacagGTCATACTGGATGCTGATCTAGAGAACCTGAACCCTTTTACAATGTTAAACGTGCCATTTACCCTCCTTTAGAAAAACTCAGTACTGACTGAGTGATAAATTTCACATAATTTCCACCCTGAAGAATGAAGGTTAAGAGCTGCTTTAGCTAGTAATATGTCTGGTATACTTTAACCCTGAAAGCCCCAGCAATCAAGGTTTTTTCATTCTATCATTGTATCATTGTACCTGTTTGGCAACCTATGACGCAGTTGGACTGCTCAAGATACGTTATTAGACACTAAAGGTGAGTTCATCTACCTAACCTTGCTCTTCAAGGTCTTTTAACAGATCCTGCTTCCTAGTATTCCACTCTAGCACCAACACTTGCTTTTACAAATGATCTGCACTACATATGTAACATACCAGGTATATAATGGTGGCTGTTAGAAATGGGGTCTACTTTCAAACACAGTATTTTTTAGACCACGTAAAAGAGGGGAGCCCAAAAGGGACCCTCTGTTCCCCGTGTATACATGCTGTTGCCATCAAATGTTTGGATACTGGCAGACAGCAGAAATTAGTGGGTAGAGATAAAGGTTAGATAAAACGTTGGCTTTCTTTGAGCAGAGTCAAAATAATAgattaacaaaaaacaaagcagCCAAAGGTGAAGACCACATGTATTTACCTCAAAATAATGTTGTGTGATAGTGAAAAAACAGGACATCCAAGTATATAACAAAATAGCATTAAAGGGTTTCATACAACCAGTCAAAAGGTAGTTGTCTAAAAATTGGCACTTTCACATGCACACTACCGTGTTAAGTACTTAAGGTCGCAGCCACAGTTACTTTGCTAAGGACTACCAGCTGCTACAAAAACTGGTGCCATCTCACACTGAGAATACTAGCTCTATACCTTCGTTCTCAGGCTGTGAGGAAGGGGTGCTGGTCCAAAAAGCCATTGGATTAGATTTAAAAAGGCTAAAGTTAAATCCTAGAAAATAAAGAGTAATTAATTTTTGAACATTATGAGAATCACTGCAAGTATGACTTTACTCAATTTATACCAATTTGGCTCTTATGTATTCATTTACCCTAGTTGTTTTACTCCTTACTCATTTAATAGTAGAAAGAATACCACATATAAAATTTGAACATCCCAGTACAATGTTTTCTGGGTGACAGGATAATAAACTGAAGAATAATAATACTTAATATACTGAAAATAGGAAGAAACTAAAGAATGAACACTGTTGAAAAAAAAGACTCAAGTTAACATGCACGATTCAAGTACATGAGTCACTAAACTTTAGTACTGTAGTAGTAGGTTCCTGTGATTTTTAAGCAGGATATAAACATCCTTCAGTCATCAAAATCACCTAAATAACTTACACACATactttctgttgctgttttgaacACTCACAGGTAAATTTggtttagggagaaaaaaatctgcaCAAATATTTGTCTATTCCCAAAACACTATGTTTATAATTCAACTTTTATTAAAACAGTAGTATCCTACAAAGAGTCTGTAtcaagaaaaagattaaaagttaaaaaaaaattctgcttaaGCTAAAGACTTAATTAGTGCTTACCCTTTTTTGgtgttttaaatgtataattagtTGAGGATTCTTCCTTTGGTAAAGAAGCAGGGAGACTTTTCACTTTGCCATCTGAAGACTGTTTGGTATCAGAGTTCTTTGACTCTTCACAATTATTAGCTTCCACTTTTCCTTCAGATCTACTCTGGACTACGGGACTAGTTTCACTGTTGTTATTTTTCAAAGGTGCATTAAAACTAAACCCAAACAAAGACCCCGTAGCTGAACTGTTGCCAAATGCAAATGGTTTTGATTTCTCACTACTGAAAATGCTTTTAACAGACTCTGAGCCAAACACAAACTTTGGAGGAGAAACCACTGCTTTTGTTGTTTCAGATGCACCAGCcacttctccctcttctgaaattgcATGGGCTACATCATCACCCTGAATTAAATCTGACCTCTCTCTTGTGGTTTCTTCTAATACAGCTACAGCCATTTTGCCACATGGTGATTCTCTGGGAGGGGTCGAACGAGAAACATTTGGGGTTATCAAAGAATCTTTTTCTTGGGCTGTTTTTGCttcatcaaatattttcttaaaggagTCTGCAACATCCTGAAGTTTAAAACGGACAGCTAAatgctctatttttctttctccatctgcaAAATCACACGCAGTCCACACCCACACTCTCTCTGTCCCTTTCATATTTTGCAAAGTCATGTCTGGAGTTATTCTGTGATTGGCACAAAGTTTTAATACCTGATCCCTTCTCATCACTATGCGAACTTGCTTATTATCATAATTCTGTAAAATCTTTATATCACCAATGCCTCTTTCTTTCCACTGACCAACATCTTTAGCATACCTATAGAGTTTTGCTCTGTGACTAAAAACAACTTGTTCATTTTCCTCACCACTGGACACTTCAACTAGGTCAGGTAAAGGTACAACTGGTTCAAAGTACTgtccatctctctcttcttcctgagTAACATCAGATTCTTCATCAGTGCCAACAGAGGTCCCACTCTGATTCAACTTGGTAGGAGACTTTGATGGGCTCAAAGCAGATTTAAAACTGAAGTTAAATCCTGTTGTTGACTCACCAAAGCGGAAGAGATTTTTTCTCACAGGGCTACTTGCCCGTGGAGAAGCCTGTACCGAGCTACTGCTCATGCTACTATCCAAAGCTTCCTCCCTTAAATCATAGTTGTCCCACTCTAAGGTGGGTCCAGTGCCTTCAGGATTTGGCCTGGAGGTTGTGTCTGACGCACAGACAGCAGCTGCATCTGAACTCTTACTCTCTTCATCAGTGACTTTTGTTTGATCATTTGTCAAGAACGTTTTGAAATCTTTTAGTCCACTCTTCATTTCTTCAGCTCTCTGTATTAACTTGGCAGCTCTGCCAGTATCTACAAGTTTATGGGGGGTCTGAAGAGGTATATCTAATAGAAGTCGCTGGCATTCCTCAAATTTCTGCTTGAATTCTTCAGCCAGCTCTGGCGTTTTGAATTTTGCTGCCAGCTGCTCTAGTTTGGCATCACCATCAGAAAAGTCACTAGCTAGCCACATCCACGCTCTATCTGACCCAGAGAGAGGCTTCAGGTTCATTGTAGTCGTTATCCAATGGTTGGCACAAACTTTCAGTACCTGTTCTCTTCGCATCAGCATTCTCAGTTTGCCGTTGACttcatttttgagaatttttaagtTCCCCAAGCCCCTTTCTTTCCACTGACTTATCTCAGCATCAAATCTAAATAGTTTTACCCGCTGTGAATAAAGAACTTTTTCATCCTCTTCTCCTGTTACAAGTTCCACTTTTTCAGGCATTTGGACTACAGGTTCAAAATGGATGTCATCACTGTCCTCAGTCTTATAGGCATCATCATCTTTCTCAAGATCAGCAGAAGTGTCAGCTTTATCAGCCATTTTACCACTTTGTGATGAGAATAATTTCTCTCCAGCACCTGAAAATCCCTTGAAATTAGGGTCttttttcccaaactgaaatccTTCTCCTGAAGTTGATTTTGCAAGATCTGCAAAAGTACAGGTGCTCCCAGTCTGACCAAACAACACACCAGCACCACTCTTCTCGCTCCCCACATCCTGAGCCTGAGGGCCAGTGTCATTTTCAAGGGCCTTTTCACTCTTCTCTTCATGTCCTGGCTCCTGAATGCCAAATTTGAACCCATCAGCAGACACAGGGATAGAAAAACTAAATCCTTCTTTTCCTGCCTTACAGTCTGTATTAGAAGAACCCTGAAATGTAAAAGAAGATGTATCTTCCTGATCCACATGCCCAAATTTAAATCCTTGCTCTGCACTGCCAAATTTAAAAGCCTTCTCTGAAAAGTTACTTTTAAATCCTGTTTCCACCTGACTTCCAGAAGAGTCATTTAACTTAGTTTTTGAACCCAATGTGAAAGCTGAAGGAGTTTCTGCAGTAGGTTCGTAAGTTGGCTTGGAGGCCTCACAGGTCACACATTTTAAGGAAGAACTCTCATTTGGCACAGAGCAAACACTACAATCCCACTGTCCTTCCTTCTTGGGGAGTGTTCCTTCAAATTCACCCTTGGGAGCTTTGCTTGTATCTGATGAGGCAGGTGCTGAAACAGCAGAAGTAAGctgattttgtttccttggaTTCTGACAGGCAATACACATGGCAGCGCTTGCTTGGTTGGGCACTAAGCAAAAACTGCAATCCCACTGTCCTTCCTTCTTGGTGAAAACACCTTCAAATCCACCCTTTGTAGTCTTGCTTGTCTCTGAAGTTCCAAACTTAAAAGAAGCAGGTGCTGGAACGGCAGAAGTAGACAGGCTTGGTTCACCTGGATTCTGACGAGCAACACATTTTGTAGCATTTGATTCATTTTGTATTAAGCATGTGCTGCAATCCCACTGTCCCTCCTTCTTTGCAAACAGGTCCTCAAATCCACTCTTTGGAGTTTTACTCGTCTCTGAAGTTCCAAACTTAAAAGAAGCAGGTGTTGGAACAGAAGAAGCAGGTAAACTCTGTTTTCTTGGATTCTGACAAGCAACACATTTTGAAGAGCTGCCTTCATTTTGTACCAGGCATGCGCTGCAATCCCACTGTCCTTCCTTTGCAGAAAAGACGGATCTAAAATCACTATTAACAGCCTTAGGCAGATCTCCTTGGCCAAATTTAAAGGAAGCTTGCTGAACAAATGAAGATTCACTTTTGGTAGCAGACTTTGTATTCTGGCATGCAATACATCTAGAGACAGTAGGTTCATCTCTTACTAAGCAAACACTGCAATCCCAGCGACCTTCATTCTTTGAAGTCACTGATGCAAATCTATCCGGAGTATTTTCTGGGCCAACTTTAACAGTAACAGTTTCAACTAATGGTGGGCCAGGGAGCTCTTTAGTGCACGGGTTTAGATTCTGGCATGATACACATTTCTTAGCAGTTGCAGCATTCTTTAATGAGCAGCTGTTACAATGCCACCAAGACCCTTCTTTCTTTGCAACTTGAAATTCAAAATTCACTTTTCCAGCATCAGATTTACAAACATCCTTGCTATCACGACTTGCGGGTTCTTTTACAATTCTCATAGCCTGGTTTGTTGTTGGGGCTACATTAGCTCCTAAGGCTTTTAAAATGCCCTGGGCCTCTCCAAACTTGCACTTAAAAAGAGCTGCTTCCTCAGGTGTTTTGAATCTAACAGCAAGTTGCTCTGGTTTTGGTAACTCATCTGCATAATCCAGAGCATGCCAAACAAAAGACCTGTCTGAGCCAGCATTTGGTGTCAGTTTCATATCTGGACTGATGTAATGGTTTGCACAGATTTTCAATACCTGCTCTCGTCTCATTAGAAGGCGaatttttccagatattttatgTCTTAGTATTTTTACATTGCCAATTCCACGTTCCTTCCATTCTTTGGATTCTGTGTCAAAACGAAACAATTTTGCACGATTGCAAAAGAATTCTTCCTCATCCTCTTCACCAGTTTTTACTTCAATCTTATCAGGAAGAGGTACCACTGGCTCAAAGTGAGggccatcatcatcatcatcaccgtGAGTGCTGCCCCCATCTGCTTCATGACTCTTGCTGGCCAGCTCTGGAACAGGCGCTCCAAACACTGACTTCCCAGGACTGTGAAAAGTAAACATATCCTCACTTCTACGAAAACCAGAATTCTTTTGCTGACTTGGGCCCATGTTTTCGGTAAATGAAATTCCAGGCACATTTTTGCCTCCAAAATTGAATGTATTTCGAGGCCCAACAGTTTGGCTAGCTTTTGGTCCACTGTAGCCATCTCCTTGCAAAGGTTTATCTGAAGTCAGGAGACCTAACAGGCTTTCACTATTATTGTAAGCAGTAGAAGGGGGCTGTGTCACAATCTGTGGCGAGGAAAATGTGAAATCACCATCATTTGATTTGAAATTTGAGTTAAATTTAAAAGGAGTTGGCTGTGTTACATGTGTAGGAGCTGTCAAAGATGGCCTTATTCCTTCAGCTGGTACTGGCTGAACAAAGTTTGTTTTTCCAAATTCTATAACCTTAGATTCTGCGGATCTTGAAGCATGAGCTGCAACTGGAGGTTTTGTGAAATAACCTGGTTCTGGCAAAGGTGGGTTCGTGCTTGTCTGCTGAACGTTGTAATTAAAGTAATCATCACCCCTGGGTGATAGAATTCCTGTTGCAGGAGACTCAAAACGCAGTGGAGGACCATACATCTCTTGTGAGAACATACAAGCAGATGAGCTTTGCACAGGTGGTGTGTGCATCTGTTGTGAATAGGCATAAATATGCTGCTGTGGTGGAAGCCTATTCATACCATAAACTGGAccctagaagaagaaaaaagttaaatgttTTTGTAGGTTGCCTACAAAACTACAGAAAACTATTCTCACAAAACATGAGTATCATAAGGTAAAGATATTATTAGAGCATTGAGCACACCATTAAGAGAAGACAACATTACTTACAGAGATACTTACAGTTAGAGCCCTTCTTGGCATACAACAAAAACTGCCTTAACTAATGACAGCATCTTAGAAACTAACTTTCCTACAATAAATGCATAGCATAAATATATTGTTCATTCCTAGACAATGTGTCAAATGATGTTcacaataatgatgatgatgatgaagactaacatttattgagcatttattaatgTGCCAACTGGGCAAtgttctaagtattttacatgtatcatctcattttaGTATCCTCAAAAAACCCTATGAATAAggcattattatcctcattttacatatgaggcaattaatacataaagaagttaagaaacttgcccaaggtcacagtgagCAGAAGAGCTAGGGTCTAAAGGCACTAAGCCCTCTGTCTTCAAAGGTTAGTGTTGTGATCCTGGGTCTTAATCCAAAGTTACATAGCCACTTCAGGCTTGGAAGTATTTACACCACACAGTGGTTTGGCAAGGacattctaattttatttctgccaaaatagaattatcaaggacccaccaccaccaccacccgcatttaaaaaatattttatatgttcacATTTATTGTAACACAAAAAAAAGATAGTGACTAAGAAGCATAATTTCTGTATctggagagaaatttaaaatctttatctGTGGGACACAAGTTTTAATGCTGAACTACTTCTTGAATTTCTTTGAAGGAACCCTGAACAATTAAAAAGgagatatttataaatgtataaattattCCTTTGTTACCTTTGTGGGAGTAACATTAGCTGCTGGTCTGAGAAGATACTGGGAATTATATGCTGGTGACTGACTATAATATACTGAAGGGCCAGTAGttgcaactaaaaaaaaaaataaaaaaaagaaagaaagaaaacactgttAAAGTCTATCTACAGTTAAGACTATCTAGGCAAGAACTATAAATACAAAAGcaatagaaatcaaagaaagatttaactacatagattttttttttaatttgtatacaTCAACACATACCATAAAGAAGATTATCAAATGACAAACTAGGAAAAACCCCTAAATATGACACATGAGGAAAAAGAGAGCAGCCCCACAGTGGTCAACAAGAACAAGTGCCATACAACAAGCATCAAAAAAGGAGCCAAGAGGAAAGTGTTTGGTCCATTTTCTAAGAAAGATTGGCATGATCGACAAGCACAGTCTGTGTTCAACATCAGAAATATTGGGAATACACTAATCACAGGAAGGATTTAAGGAATCAAAATGCATCTACTGGCCTCAGGGTCATGTTTCTGAAGTGAGCCTTGAAAATGTACAGAATGATTAAGGTGGCCTTTTATAAACTCAAGCTGAGAATGTTCTGGTCAAAATATCACCTGACAAATTCATGGAAAGCATCTCACAAGTAACACAAAATGTGTCCCTTCACTTTAAAAAAGGCCCATCATGACTGACACTCATGTTGATATCCAAACCATGCGCTCCATTTGTTTTGTGTGAATTTTACTAGGACcccaaaaactataagacactcagggTGATGGCAGAACTACCAACAGTCATTTGCTTGATCTGATTTGTGAAATTATACAAGAGAACAAAACTTAAAGACCATTTATGCCTTacatggaagaaatggaaattgtGACACAAGAGATGCTAAACAACTGATTCTAGAAAGCCCTGAAAAAGATCTAGAAAAAGCTAGCCAGTCTATTTATCTTCTCTATATATAgttactacaaaaataaaaaattgctgAAGAAGCCCAAGTCTGATTTTGGAAAACTAATGAACTGCCTGGTGAAGATGGctattttagaaatattctgGCAGAAAACATGCATAGAACATAGAACAAGCTAAAGGATATGGGCCAAGAATCATAAAGTCTGAAATTTGGTGATTTTATCAGTAACCAATGACTCTTTTAatagttgggggaggggaggtggaacGGTTGTTATAAACCTactaaaaaaaatctaatagaaaaaagcaCCAAATGAACAGATAACTCAGGAAATATAAAAGATTATAAAGTATTGATCATGccaagtataaaaaataaaaactaactctacttttgtttttaaaaatcggCAAAGATTTTTGTATGTGGATAATAGTTGGAACTAAGCAAGAGTGCAAAGCGATGGACACGATCAGATACTGGTGATAAGTAAAAACTGGGGTAGcttttctggaaagcaatttcccaacacaaaataatttttaaaataccctACAATCCTAGGAATGTGtccacagcattatttatatagCAAAAgcttgaaataacaaaaataagggAATTAAATTTGCAGTATTTCCACCATtaatagtattttcaaaaaacactagaaaaatgCTCAGAACTTAAAGTACTATTTTAAAAACAGGCTTACTCATCTACCTATAACCTAATAGTATGATAAAAACCTCATAAAGAATTCTTTACTTATACAAACACAAAGGACCAgaagaaaatgttccaaaatgTTAACCGAACTCTATGTAATTGttagtttatgttttctttaCATTGTTCAGTACTTCTGAATACTTCCTATAAGCTTATCATCAGTttgaatcattttatttaaaaaccatcttagtgtatttttactttcattaagAAACACAGAATGGGAGCAGATCGGCACACCCCTCCTTTAGGGGCCACAGAGCTGCTCTGTGACCTTGTCAATCAGCCACTGGGGGCCTTTtctctcagctgtaaaatgaggatgtaCCGCTCCTGTGCCTTCCATAGGGCGATTCAAGAGTAAAATGAGACAACGTGATGCTTTTGTGTCTAACAACCAGAACACTGTTCATGCCCAtacacagaagaaatggaaactgaCCCAAGAAGACAGCACTAGCTAGGCCCTAATTAACCTCTCTATATGAGACTCTGCAGAGCACACAAGGTCTTTAAGTGAGTAATGTTTGAACATATATTTATCTATGACTTAATGACATTTAGGAAGTCtgacttcacaaatattttctttctatgaTTTTGCCTGCATTTTTCTAAATGTCACACTGTCACAAAAGGATAGTGGGTCTGCCTTGAGTGTTACCTGTGGAACACCACACAAATGTACTAAACTAGGTCACAATATTCTAAATCTTTCGTGGGTTAAAACCAGTAAGAAAAACACATACCCTGCTACCATTTTAGGAATCTATTACCTATAAAAGAAacttatttttatcatcatttcTGGCTACCTGAATCATACCGGTAATGTATCATACTGGCAAGTAGCTTTAAATTTAGACCACTGGAGTCTGAATAGTAACTAGCTGTACAATAATGGATAAGTCACATAGCCTTTCTACAaacccatttcctcatctacGCAACTGGGCTTAATAATGGCACCTACATCTCCAGTGactataattaaattaaattacatacataAAGCACTTTGCACAAACAATCCACAGGAAGCACTATTTGTACCTTCTAGTTTGTTAAGTGTTTACTATATACTATAAGTAAATGTCTAATACATGTGTAATGCTCACCATAATCATGTGAGGCAAATATTATCTCCACATTTCAAACAAACTAGCTCAGAGAGGCATATGATAGAGCATAATTTTGAAATCCAATGGTCCAGCTCCAAACTCCTTCCTTTCATGTCTGACcacagtatttcaaaataaacaagaTTTCTTATGAATGTCATACCTCTCAGTATACCATCAAACTAATTTCCAAGTTTAAGTTCTAATTAGGCATCTCTTGATAcaaaattatatgttaatatttatCAATTGTTACAGAACACCTCCACCTCAGACTCAGTTCCTCTGAGATGTGCATTAAAGGATTCTCTAAGCCTTCAGATACACAGGATTAGAGAAAGCTTACTTTGTTTTTGCCTGGAGTtataaaaaaatctcagtaatACCAAATACAACTTAAATAACATGTAAGCAGACATATATAGACATGTATATAAACAAATGTGTAAAGACAGGGTGATTTCACAAGTTACCTATTTAAAGGAGGGGGGATACAGTGATTTTATTAATATCTAGAATTATCCAGTTGCCAACTCACCTGTTAGTGGAGCCCCATGAAAAGTCTGTGACCCCTGATATCCATCAGGCACTGAATCTGGTCCATAATTTTCTGTAGGCCAACGATGTGGGGATGCTGAGTTACTGCTATTTAGTTTCAATTCCTGCATTTCTTTCTGTtggaagaacaaaaataatttttaagcaatTATGTCATGCCAGAAATAGTGCTAAAGCAAacttacacattttaaattgaaatacttGATGATGCCTTTTAAGAGATTCTATATTCCAGGAATGATCTGAGTACCAGGTGATTTCAGAACATGATCATTATTGTTATAACACATTTGCCCCTCTTCCTTCTTTGCTTAGTAGCATTACCTAATTCACTCACTCCAGATTAGTTAGCACTAACTTAAACGAGTAACCTAAACATCCTCATCTCCATTTCCATCCTACAGTTGCCTAAATTAATCTTTCTAAAGTTCCGCTCTAGCCAAGACACTTCCCTGCTGAAAGCAGTAAGTACTCACACATTAAACTTTCTGACATTCACAGTCCTCATGGTATTACCTCAAACATCCTTCCAGCATCTCCTTTCCACACTCCTTTACCCTTCAGTCCATCTGGACCAATCAACATTCCAAATTCCCTTACGTACATCTGAGGTAACAAATACTACTAATCCTTCACAGGAAGGCTCAAATGCTCcattaggaaaggaaaaacaactaATATTTGCTCAGAATATATTATGTTTGTAATAATATATTCCAGGTACTTTATTAAAGTTCTTAATCCTTACACAGTTAAAAAAACAGTATTAGAACACAccttaaaatgagaaaagatgCAGAAAATAATATAGCTAGAATTCAAACCAGATTTtacttcaaaaatgttttcaggACACCACCCTACTGCCTAGACAAACCAGCAGACATGCTGCTTTTCAGTGGCAGCTCTGTGGGTAGGTATCAGCTCTGTCATTTTAGAGACAACTAAATAACAACACTTTTCCCAACCCCAGAACTTAAGGAAATGTTCCATACAAAACAGGCACTTATCAAGAAACTATGTCCTATTCCAAATGAACTACAGTGGTATCAGACAAAAGATCACTTTTGGAAACCTACCAAATATCTCTATATGGAGCTAAGTGTCTGACCAGTTATAATAAGTGAGGTTAGAGACAGATCCATCATGTCTGCTTTCTTCTTCTAGGACTGTTTCCAAATAGAAATTTCCCAAAAGCTGTAACTGCTgaggttaaaaatattttgaattttcaagCTAAGTAAAGTTTTTTTAGTCTGAGAAATGAACTCACAGAccaaggtatgattgatatatttCGCTAATTCAGTTCAACAGACCCTTTTCTTTGCCAGGAATGATGCTAAGGTTTGGGTAAACATCTCTATCTTTGACAAACGGGAATCTGGAGGAAGACACAGACACATAAGTAATTTCAAAACTGGCAGGTGTCAAGATGGAGGTACATAAGACCTAGTCTGGTTCTGCAGTAGCATGGCAAGGGACATCTGAACAGCTTTAGAAAGAAGCAGGACAGTGGTCAaggaaataattttgaataagGCAGAATTTAGAGAAACTAAGTGATATACCTTAATGGCCTCTACTTGTTGACAGATCATTTTCAGTAAAGAATTTTGATCTTCTGCCCATCGAGGTGGTGTTCTGGgagaatactaaaaaaaaaataacaaaacagtacTTAAAACATTTAGAAGAGAAACATTCTACAATGGGTAATTCACTTGTTTCTCACTGACCTTGTAACTTTTATTTGGTGATAGGGAGTATTTCGTAGGAGATGGCGtagaatgttttatttctgaatctGCATTTCGCAAAGAACCATTTTTATAAAGAGGACCTCCTTCGCTATAGTCATCGAGTTCCTGCATGACGGAATTAAGCATCTCCTTTACAGACTCCAGGGACACcggta
This genomic interval from Manis javanica isolate MJ-LG chromosome 1, MJ_LKY, whole genome shotgun sequence contains the following:
- the RGPD4 gene encoding ranBP2-like and GRIP domain-containing protein 4 isoform X4 → MRRSKADVERYIASVQGSAATPREKSMKGFYFAKLYYEAKEYDLAKKYISTYINVQERDPKAHRFLGLLYEVEENIDKAVECYKRSVELNPTQKDLVLKIAELLCKNDITDGRAKYWVERAAKLFPGSPAIYKLKEQLLDCKGEDGWNKLFDLIQSELYARPDDVHVNIRLVELYRSNKRLKDAVAHCHEAGKNIALHTSLEWNSCVVKTLKEYLESLQCLESDKSNWQATNKDLLLAYANLTLLTLSTRSVQESRELLESFDSALQSVRSCVGGNDELSATFLEMRGHFYMHAGSLLLKMGQHSDVQWRALSELAALCYLKAFQVPRPKIKLVKGEAGQNLLELMAYDRLSQSGHMLLNLSRDKQDFLKEVVESFANKSGQSTLYDALFSNQSPKDRSFLASDDIGNIDVQAPDTDDLARYDIGAIRARNGSLQHLTWLGLQWNSLPTLPAIRKWLKQLFHHLPQETSRLETNAPESICILDLEVFLLGVIYTSHLQLKEKCNSHYSFYQPLCLPLPVCKQLCTERQRSWWDAVCNLVHRKAVPGTSAKLRLLVQHDINTLRGQEKHGLQPALLVHWAKCLQKTGSGLNSFYDQREYIGRSVHYWKKVLPLLKTIKKKSSIPEPTDPLFKHFHSADIQTSEIGEYEEEAHITFAILDAVNGNIDDAMTAFESIKNVVSYWNLALIFHRKAEDIENDALSPEEQEECKNYLRKTRDYLIKILDDSDSNLSVAKKLPVSLESVKEMLNSVMQELDDYSEGGPLYKNGSLRNADSEIKHSTPSPTKYSLSPNKSYKYSPRTPPRWAEDQNSLLKMICQQVEAIKKEMQELKLNSSNSASPHRWPTENYGPDSVPDGYQGSQTFHGAPLTVATTGPSVYYSQSPAYNSQYLLRPAANVTPTKGPVYGMNRLPPQQHIYAYSQQMHTPPVQSSSACMFSQEMYGPPLRFESPATGILSPRGDDYFNYNVQQTSTNPPLPEPGYFTKPPVAAHASRSAESKVIEFGKTNFVQPVPAEGIRPSLTAPTHVTQPTPFKFNSNFKSNDGDFTFSSPQIVTQPPSTAYNNSESLLGLLTSDKPLQGDGYSGPKASQTVGPRNTFNFGGKNVPGISFTENMGPSQQKNSGFRRSEDMFTFHSPGKSVFGAPVPELASKSHEADGGSTHGDDDDDGPHFEPVVPLPDKIEVKTGEEDEEEFFCNRAKLFRFDTESKEWKERGIGNVKILRHKISGKIRLLMRREQVLKICANHYISPDMKLTPNAGSDRSFVWHALDYADELPKPEQLAVRFKTPEEAALFKCKFGEAQGILKALGANVAPTTNQAMRIVKEPASRDSKDVCKSDAGKVNFEFQVAKKEGSWWHCNSCSLKNAATAKKCVSCQNLNPCTKELPGPPLVETVTVKVGPENTPDRFASVTSKNEGRWDCSVCLVRDEPTVSRCIACQNTKSATKSESSFVQQASFKFGQGDLPKAVNSDFRSVFSAKEGQWDCSACLVQNEGSSSKCVACQNPRKQSLPASSVPTPASFKFGTSETSKTPKSGFEDLFAKKEGQWDCSTCLIQNESNATKCVARQNPGEPSLSTSAVPAPASFKFGTSETSKTTKGGFEGVFTKKEGQWDCSFCLVPNQASAAMCIACQNPRKQNQLTSAVSAPASSDTSKAPKGEFEGTLPKKEGQWDCSVCSVPNESSSLKCVTCEASKPTYEPTAETPSAFTLGSKTKLNDSSGSQVETGFKSNFSEKAFKFGSAEQGFKFGHVDQEDTSSFTFQGSSNTDCKAGKEGFSFSIPVSADGFKFGIQEPGHEEKSEKALENDTGPQAQDVGSEKSGAGVLFGQTGSTCTFADLAKSTSGEGFQFGKKDPNFKGFSGAGEKLFSSQSGKMADKADTSADLEKDDDAYKTEDSDDIHFEPVVQMPEKVELVTGEEDEKVLYSQRVKLFRFDAEISQWKERGLGNLKILKNEVNGKLRMLMRREQVLKVCANHWITTTMNLKPLSGSDRAWMWLASDFSDGDAKLEQLAAKFKTPELAEEFKQKFEECQRLLLDIPLQTPHKLVDTGRAAKLIQRAEEMKSGLKDFKTFLTNDQTKVTDEESKSSDAAAVCASDTTSRPNPEGTGPTLEWDNYDLREEALDSSMSSSSVQASPRASSPVRKNLFRFGESTTGFNFSFKSALSPSKSPTKLNQSGTSVGTDEESDVTQEEERDGQYFEPVVPLPDLVEVSSGEENEQVVFSHRAKLYRYAKDVGQWKERGIGDIKILQNYDNKQVRIVMRRDQVLKLCANHRITPDMTLQNMKGTERVWVWTACDFADGERKIEHLAVRFKLQDVADSFKKIFDEAKTAQEKDSLITPNVSRSTPPRESPCGKMAVAVLEETTRERSDLIQGDDVAHAISEEGEVAGASETTKAVVSPPKFVFGSESVKSIFSSEKSKPFAFGNSSATGSLFGFSFNAPLKNNNSETSPVVQSRSEGKVEANNCEESKNSDTKQSSDGKVKSLPASLPKEESSTNYTFKTPKKGFNFSLFKSNPMAFWTSTPSSQPENEAKEKKMPADPPSDDDVLVIYELTPTPEQKALASKLRLPPTFFCYKNRPDYVSEEEEDDEDFETAVKKLNGKLYLDDSGKCQPSDENLTDEKECVIVWEKKPTVEEKARADTLKLPPTFFCGVCSDTDEDNGNGEDFQSELQKVQEAQFCFMGSVRRCSLCFNLLEDIVGIGIISSVSD